From Candidatus Latescibacter sp., the proteins below share one genomic window:
- a CDS encoding alanine--glyoxylate aminotransferase family protein, with the protein MKTRLFTPGPVMVPEKVLLKMAEPVFHHRTPEYEVLFADICGKLKKLFLTEGDVITLASSGTGAMEAAVVNILARGDKAIAVRGGKFGERWYEICTAYGIETIPLDVQWGYAVTPEALKKALDSNPGVKAVFTTQSETSTGVFTDMKALGEVMRDYDAALVTDAVSGLGVHELRPDDWGIDIVVSGSQKAIMLPPGLGFISVARDSWRLMERANLPRYYWDLRKYKKSMDKNQNPFTPPVTLLVGLQESLNMILNEGLENIWKRHALVAQAMRAGVRALGLGIFPKDYSNVLTTISIPEGVDCGKLVKALKKNGIFPAGGQDSLKGKIVRIAHIGYLDEYDVLAALSGLEFSLRETGYAFEAGSSLKAAQKVLIER; encoded by the coding sequence ATATTTGCGGAAAGCTGAAGAAACTGTTTTTGACCGAGGGAGATGTCATTACCCTGGCTTCCTCGGGGACCGGCGCCATGGAAGCCGCGGTGGTCAATATCCTCGCCCGTGGCGACAAGGCCATAGCGGTCCGCGGCGGGAAATTCGGGGAAAGGTGGTATGAAATCTGCACCGCATACGGCATTGAAACCATCCCCCTGGATGTGCAGTGGGGATATGCGGTGACCCCGGAGGCGCTGAAGAAAGCGTTGGATTCCAATCCCGGAGTCAAGGCTGTCTTCACCACCCAGTCCGAAACCTCGACCGGCGTGTTCACCGATATGAAAGCTCTGGGAGAGGTCATGAGGGATTATGACGCCGCTCTGGTGACCGATGCGGTTTCCGGCCTCGGGGTGCACGAGCTGAGACCGGATGACTGGGGAATCGATATCGTGGTTTCCGGCTCGCAGAAAGCCATCATGCTACCTCCGGGACTGGGATTTATCTCTGTCGCCAGGGATTCCTGGAGGCTTATGGAACGCGCCAACCTGCCCCGGTATTACTGGGATCTCCGGAAATACAAGAAATCCATGGACAAAAACCAGAACCCTTTCACACCGCCGGTCACCCTTTTAGTGGGGCTGCAGGAATCTCTGAACATGATCCTTAACGAGGGGCTGGAAAATATCTGGAAACGTCATGCTCTCGTCGCCCAAGCCATGCGGGCAGGGGTAAGGGCTCTCGGGCTCGGAATTTTTCCGAAAGATTATTCAAATGTTCTCACCACCATTTCTATCCCAGAAGGTGTAGACTGCGGCAAATTGGTGAAAGCGCTGAAGAAGAACGGCATTTTCCCTGCCGGGGGCCAGGATTCGCTCAAGGGAAAGATCGTCCGCATCGCCCACATAGGCTATCTGGATGAATACGATGTCCTGGCGGCGCTTTCCGGCCTTGAATTTTCTCTCAGGGAAACCGGATATGCTTTCGAGGCGGGCAGTTCTCTCAAAGCCGCGCAAAAGGTACTGATCGAAAGATAA